GCCGGGGACGGGCCTGTTGGCGGGCGGTCAGGAGCCCAGGAATGATGGACGGGAGCCGCCCTGAAGTTGAAGATTGCCAGGGGCGAACAAGCCCTGTGAATAAGCGGGCCCGCGGCTGTGGCTGTCGCCTTCAGCTGCCCGAGCAGAGCGGCACATGCCCCCTGTTCTGGTAGGTCCAGTGCCTGCAATGCAAATGCAGCCCGTCTCATCAACTGCCGCCACCCGGCACTTGGTTTCCCTCCCTGGTAGGGCAGTGTTGACATATTTTCCCCTGCCCTTGTGAAGAGGCGTACATGTCTCGTGCGTTCCCTACTTTAGCCCTGCTTTAGCAGTTACTATTACCTTGGCCAGCGACAGCCGCTAGCATCCGGGGTTACAGTTGCACAGGGCTGTTTGGGTGTGTCAGTCAGTCTCGTCACCAGTCCACGACTGCGGTGCTCCGAATGCTGCCGTGGATTGGCACATGGCCAGCAGAAAATGCCCAGTTTTCGGGAGCAACCGGTTAGGAGGCTGTAGCCCATCACGAATTATGGTCCTGTTACTCCATGAGGTACCGCCGTTTCGACCAGGCTGCAGGTGCTACCTATGCAGCAAGGCGAAATCACTAGACTCCACTAGGCTACCTCAACAGCCGCGCGCAGCTGTCCACTATAGCGCCTCGCCCCACAGTTTACCTCAGCAGTGCCCCAGGCCGTTAGCTCCCTCCAACCAACCTCCCCCCATCCCACCCTCGTCACTCCACCTCGTGCATCGCCAAACTCCGGCTCACCACTCCACGACATcactcgtcgccgccgccgtcatggcgtcCGAGCCCAAGACCAAGCTCCTCTGGAACGCCGAAAACATCAAGGACATTGCCGAGTCGGTCGGCATCGCCTCCctcaacgacgaggcgcaaaaggcgctgcagcaggatGTCGAGTTTCGCGTCGGCCAgatcctcgtcgaggccctgcgcctcatgcgcgccgcccgccgcaccaccatgACCGTCCAGGATGTCTCCCTCGCcctgcgcgtcctcgacgtcgagcctCTCTTCGGCTACGACTCCACCCGGCCCCTGCGCTACGGCGAGGCCAGCCTCGgccccggccagccgctCTTCTacatcgaggacgaggaggtggaCTTTGAGAAGCTCATCAACGCGCCCCTGCCCAAGGTCCCGCGCGACATGAACTTTACCGGTAGGCCCCTGCCCCCTCCGTCGACGGTCGCGTCTCTGTGgctgctctctctctgtccGTCTCTCTGTGCCGCCCGCTAACGCGTCATGCCATCACAGCCCACTGGCTCGCCATCGAGGGCGTCCAGCCCTCCATCCCCCAGAACCCGACCACGGCCGACTCGCGCTCCCAGGAGCTCCTCCCCAAGGGCCCCGGCGCCAACCCCGCCctcaacgccctcgccggcaacGACAACATCTCCATCAAGCCCTCTGTCAAGCACATCGTCAGCAAGGAGCTCATCTTGTACTTCGACAAGATccaggccgccgtcctcgacgacaacccCGACGAAGAGGTGGTGCgcctccgccacgccgccctcggctccGTCCGCGACGACCCGGGCCTGCACCAGCTCGTCCCTTACTTCATAAACTTCGTCATGGATCGCGTTAcccaccacctcgacgacaccttCACCCTTAAGCAGATGATGGAGCTCACCAACGCCCTCATCGAGAACAAgagcctcttcctcgaccccTACGCCAGCTCCCTCTCCGCTCCCGCCCTCACCTGCCTCATGGCTCGCAAGCTTGGCtccgacgatggcgtcgacgccctcaagGAGCAGTACGACCTGCGCCAGCTCTCTGCCTCCCTTGTCGGCCGTATCGCCCGCAAATACGCCGCCTCAAATACCCTGCTCCGCCCCAAGCTCACTCGAACATGCCTCAAGTACCTGCTCGACCCTACAAAGCCTCCCGCCGTCCTCTACGGCGCCATCcagggcctgctcgaggccggcgggccTGAGGCCatccgcgtcctcgtcctgcgTAACCTCAAGGCATTTGACGCCGGCATCCTGCAGCCGCTCAAGGAAAAGTCGGAGGGCAGCATCGACTACGAGATGCTCGTGCACGGACTCGTCCAGGCCGTGGCGTCCCTGACCGGCCGCACCGACAACGCCATCAACGGCGTGGGTGGCACGcccaccgacgccgaggtggcgGACCTCAAAGAGTTCATCGGCCCCATTGTCGGCGAGCGCATCGCGTCGTCGCATAACCGCAGCCTGATCCGCACCGTCCTAGACGCGCGGCAATTGGAGTAGACACAAACAGAGCAAACACGGGGGTCGGCGCATGGCGTTTTGGCGGATACCAGGATTGAATCGTTGCATGCTTCATTTCTTCCCCCGCCAGTCTAGATAGAAAAAAAGGGACCCTCTAGGTAGAAGGTCAACAAAAGGAATGCCTTTTTTCTCGGCGGTATTCTACACCCGGTTACTCTGACACACGCCGTCCCCCCACCTGATGCCTAAGCGAATATCAACTCCGTCCAGTTGGTCCGTAGAAACGCGCCCATGGCGCCGTGACACGCGCACTCCTTCCCTCCGTCTTACACGCCAAACGCGAGGACCAGACCGCTCACGATGCTGGAGACCCACAGGGCGATCTCGCCCTTCTTGATGCTCGTCTTGGCGAAGCCGACGCCCATGTCGTAGACGAGGTGCTTGATGCCGTTGATGAAGTGAAAGGCGAAGGGGAAGGCGAGGCCGAACTTGacgccgcccttgacgagccagggcaggccgccgaacgcggcggcgaggctggcgctCTCGAGgtggaggccgaggagcgggGCGACGAGGTAGCCGGTGAAGTAGAGGtaggcggcgccggagagGGTGCAGCCGGTGATGCGCGtccaggccgaggcgccgaaCCACGTCTGCTCCATCTTGTAGATGCCCAGGTGGGGGGAGACGGGGCGTtggaggcgctggctggcgaggatCTGCTGGCCCTCGGAGGGGGAGAGCTTGGTGGTCGCGATGGGGCTGCGGGAGGGTTCTTGTCAgttgctgctgatgatgatgctaATGCTACTGCCACTCGTGGTTTTGCCCTGTCCGTAGCAGACGGGACTGACAGGACGAGATAtgggagagggggggccTATAGAAGTGATGTATGGCGGGCAAGGGTtcgggggcgggcgtgcgtACCGGGActgcgacgtcgacatgctcGAGGCGAGGACCGCCTTGGGGATGGTCTGGTTGAAGAAGAcgctgggcgtcgcgccTACACAAAGCCAATTCATCAGCTCAGTCCAGCTCATTTCATACAGCGAGGAGCCATTCGCAACACAAAGAGAGCCTGCTTCCGCTcatctccctctccctcggcTTTCCGGATgggggggcgaggcggcgggacgcACCTctgcgcagggcggcgacgccgacccgTTGGGCAATCATTGCGGCGATTGTgatgctgtcgctgctgctgctgctactgcgtcgggggagggggcagaTTGAGCCGAGTTCGTCGTCGGTCAGGACGTTGGAGTGGCGGGTGGGAGAAGAGGCGTTTCCGATGATGGAATTGATACCCCCGGCGGTGATTCGTTCCTCGGACACAGGCCGCCTGTCGGGAAGACcacaagctgctgctggcgggcggcgacggggcccgGGGGGGAGTGGGAGAGACTCGGTTCCTCGGTCCAGCGCGCCAATCAGGGGGCTACAATTCCTCATCCCGGGGGCTCACGTGATGATGCGCTCGCCTATATGCCTAGTCACGTGCACGACATTCATACTTCGTCTTCGCACTTCCAACGTGAGGCTTTGGTGTGTCCTCAAGCACGTACGCAGAGTGACGATAGACGATTGAGCTCAGTTATTTCAGCGGCGGGATTAGCTGCCCTGGGGTTGGTTCGCGATGAGCTCAGACGCGATGGTGCGCCATGTCGTGCTCTTGAGTCTCGACTGACGGACGGTGGATGGGGGCGTGTTGTGTTGTTGGCTGATCAAGTGCCTGTCGATGCCAATGACCAACGGCATGAGGGCGCGCTCCCGACGATATACCCTATGCGGGAGTGTGTCATCAATGACTTCCATTCGACTGCCACAGTCTGCATCCGTGGTTTTGATGCCCGGCGCGCAACGTCTGATGCCAAGCTGACCTTCAAGTGTatgaggcgggcgagtcTCATTCAAGCAATGTTGAAATGGGCTAGTCAGGGAGAAACTCCTCTATATACGCCGTCGTTCCTCTTCTCATTGCCCTCATCACGTGGAGGAAAGAAACAGAGCTCCAGTCCTCTCCCATTGAAGTCCCGTCTTCTGAACACACTCTAGCGCAGCGTCCGAGTGCTCTGCTGAATACGACGGCTTCTCAATGGTAAACTAGGGTAAAGCACTGATTATTTAGCATGCTGTGCTGGATGGTGGCACATGGGAGCCTGGACCGATACAGCGGACAGCATACCCTGTGCTCCGAGGCACACGGCAACCCCCTTTCTTGCGCGGAGGTGTGGTGGCCCGTACCACTTGTACGCGCGGACTTTCCCGACGGGTCGCAACGCTACGGGAGGGGTATTTAAGTCATTACTCTGGGCGCCGAAGCATATggaaggacgacgagcgacggcATGCGCACAAAAGAATATGGTGGCTCATGCCCCTTTTCTCCACTGGTGGCCCATTTCCCGGCGCCCGTCCACGTCCCGGCGCGAGTTTGGGTGTCTGGGTGGCTGATGCGACGCAGTGGCGAAAAGCATCACGCAGACAGATAAAAGGAGGGCAACCTTTCAACATTGTCAAGTGCGTACAGGTTATCGTGAGAGGGGTCCAAAGCGCAAGGATTCAATGGCGCGAATCGAACCGTCGAGATGAGGGTTTAGTGATGTACAAATGCCAACAAGGTTTGTTCTTGCTAATGCTTTCCTCAAAACAAGTAGCGCACATCAAACCTTTACGCATGAGATGGCGCAGGCAACCGCTCGTGGCACTTATACGTCAGGGCACCCCATCTCAGGCGGTCGTTGTTGCATACAAACTACGCACGTGGTCaaggcccagcccagcccctgACGCGACACAAGTCAATGCATCCAGAGCCGACCTTGGCGCCGGGTTTCACGGCGGGAGCTGGTCTACATAGGCGCGAAAGATGCCATTTTCTCTAGTGATCAAGACGGCGTCACAGAGGGCCGAGGCCTCGCAGACTTTATTCTGGGTAGGTTCTCGTATCAGACTGGGGCCAATGACATTGACGTTCACCAAGCACGCGACCAGTTAGACGGCGTCGGGACTGCCGCCTATACAGCGCGTGACAACTCTTCATGGCCGTGAGTTGCGAAACTGTTCAGAACAACACGCTATAACGACGCAGTAACGCACGGGGACCGACTCTGTGGCTCGCTGTGAGTGATTACGCCCGAGTGGCCGAGAGACGCGGCCCAGCGAGTCGATCCGTGCACCTATCCTCACGAAGACGATCAAGAGGCGTCTCGGGCTTTGCAAACTCATCTGAGAATGCGCTGTCTGCTGTTCTGCTGCTTTGCATTCTGCCCGCAATATACTACTCGTGGgtaaccccccccccccccctccggccgccgccgccgcgcgcgcccagaAGTTGTGTTTGGTGCAGCACCATTGCTAAGATATACCAGAAGCAGCGGCCAAAGCATTGGGTCATAGGCGACTGCCTTGAGCACTGACTATCCTGAGCGCATTTGCCATGCTCGGCAATGCGGCTCCCGCCCGCTGAGCTGCGCACCAGGCAGCCGGGGGCGGGAGTTATCAAGCGTTGGAAATCTATGTGTCAGACCATTACGCCAGAAGAAATCAGCTTCCTCGCTGGAGATGATAGTTATATTTGCTGTGCATGTCTTCAAGAATATTTAATATCTCTCATTCCCCGTAcccctctctctgcctctctCCTTTCTCTCTTACATgtatacacacacacacacacaccggAACAATGGAACGGGCAGCAATCTCATTTGATCACGCATGAATCTCTTGCTCTTAGCAACACCATAGGGACGCAGACGAGAGAACCCGGGAGAGCCCTCACCTGGCCGCGCCAAATTATCCGAAGATCTGACCCTCTTCGCCCGAGCCAAGCCGAATTCCTACGAAACGAGGAGTACTAGTCGATTGGACGGTagtgcccccccccctcggcAACACATATCCGCCAGAAAAAGAAACCCGTTCGCCTCTCtcggccgccatcatcgagcATGTGCAAGATCTGGGAGGACTATAGAGAATGCTTGAAATGCGGCGCACGGCACTTTCTCTGGCTTACGCCGCGTGATTGCAACGAGCTGGTGGACGCGTGCGTCAAGTGGCATACCGAAGGATTCAAAGGCAAAGAGCCAAATTGTGCTGCCCTGACTATTGAAGCGCGCACAATCCACTCATGCACCTGCCCGCTCTGCAAAGGGCCGTATTCAGAATGGCGTCACGCATGTACATTTGACGAGGTGGTCAGGTATATGGTAGATCAAAGGTGGAGATGAGCTTGACCAGGAGCAGGGGTCGTCAACGACCAGCTCGCTGATATGCTAGGGGCTCGCGTGATTCGACGGATGCCTATGGTAATGACTATGGTGAGCGTTCAAGTATTGAGGAATATACATTTCGGTTCCCTGTCAAAACAACATTCAAACGAGTTAATGCCCTCTCTCTTTGTGACATTGCCGCGTACCTTTCTTGTGGTTGCTTTCAAACGGCTCTCGGCCCGGATATCTGGAGCCCACTTGCAGGGATGACGACAAGGTATCCAAACATGTGTGTAGTGTATTACGACTGGCGCGTCTGCCAGAAGTGCGAAGACAATAAGCTCATCAGGACGCGAACGGGCCCGCCCTGCGAGGAGTTTCGGCCTCAAGTTGGAGAGATGGGAGGCGAAGGGGTGTCGGGACGGCGACCTGGGTGCCCCAACATAATGAACCAAAGGCGCGTCGACTCCCGGGTGGCCTCCTATTAGCGTTGCGACACAATGTAGAAGCCACATAGCCGCTCAGATGTAGAGTTGCTTCAATTGCTTACACCCGATTCCAGGTAGTTCTTAATGCGGTGATCCGTCTCGGATGATGGAGAGGCCAGCAGAGCTTTAGTGCCTTCGCGAGCTTCTTTGTAGGGAACTTGTATGAAACAGGACAGTCTAGAAGAGTAAATGACGGCAGAGTAGCTTGTGTATCAGGTACTTTGCGTGATTCCGTACCTGTGAATAAGATGGTAGTCTGTACGAGCTTGATGCCGGCCCCAGCCTTTTCTCCTGCTGCTTTCTACGAACTTCCCGTCAAGAGATCAAAGGGACAGACTAGAATTCCGATTTCCTCTTGATCCCCTCAGCTGCCCACGAAAGCGAGCTCATCGCCCAGCATCCGACCCTTCCCTATGGTCATCGAGATTCTTAAACGGACTCGCGGAGCCAGCTCCAGCTGACCCAATATGTGTATCATGTACCACAACTATCGGGACTGTATTAACAGCCAAGAAGTTATGCATATCCGCTCACGGCCTTCGTCGCCCTGCCTATACCTTCGGAATGCCCTGCCGCATGTAGGAGGGCTGTACTGCGCATATAGCGTGCTCAAGATCTTATCTGTGTTCTACATTTTGTACACGCCTTCATGTCAGACAGCACTCGGGGTGTGAAAGGCCCGGATGCCCGCGGCCAATGGGCAACGAAAGTCATATCGTCGCTCGAATGGTACCCCGTGCCTATTGCCCCAAATCCATACAGGGGGAAGCTGAATGGTGCTATGCTACCGCTATGTAGGCTGTACTTAATGGCGTCTGACGATGTCCAGGTCGAAGTATCACGCTGGCCATCATGCCAAGCCCATCAAGTCACCAGGATACAACACGGGCTCACAAACTCCTTTTTATATGATTCAGTATACCACTTGCGATTTGACAGTGAATACTTGCATGTGTCAAACTAAATCACACTATAATAAAGACCGGACATTGCGTAGCACCTTTGGCTTCGTGATGTTCTCCCCAAGTCCATAAGCAGGGCGCGTACGAAGGGAAGTCCGTTCTCTACTATACCAAGAAACATCTTAGATTGGACAACATGCTGGTGAGCGTTACGACATGTGCACAAAAAGGTGCGAGTACCGAGAATGTCGGATCTGTGGATCACACATATTTGTCGCATCGAGGCTGAAATCCTGCGAAGAGCTCCGGGGAGCGTTGGCAAAATGGAATGCCCAGCAAGTCCAGGACCTCCCGCAGCCTAGATGTCCGCGGAAAGTTGCCGTCATACATCGCGTCATTGCTCGGGTGCCAGACTGCGGGGGGTGCCCAGAAAGGTAGACATGAGAAAAGGGTGGGGAGGCCAGCAGACACTTTGGCTACCGTGATCATTCTTCGGCGGTAGGACAGCTTCCACAATCAGTTGCCATACTAATAAGATCCTTGGCAAAACGATTGTTATGCAGTTGAAAGTACATGCGCATTTTGGCCACCTCGTGGGTGGTCGCGGCTACAATTAATCGATGTCACGGTATGCGCGTGATTCAGCGTCCATCGCCATGCTCTGAAGCACGATTTCTTAGTCTGTACGGTGCATATAAAATGAAGTGTCTTCAACTATCGCAACCAACATCCCTTCTTAAAACTCGAGACCGAATACCCGCTCCAAACCACCAGATCACATCCGAAGCAACTGTACACTTCCAAGCCGACCGCCTGACCCGGCTATTTAGAGCACCTTCCCAGCCTACCATCACTGTCTCTCCCAGAAAAAGCTCTTGTAGCTTACGAGCGTTCAGCAATGTGTACGGTATACAACGACTACCGAAGATGTTCAAGGTGCACGAGCCTTGTATATATGGGACAGTCGGCCCCGGTCCGTTGCTGGCGTTATCAATTTCTGATTGCGTCGTGGACAGCGTGGCAGAGTCCTGGGAACGAGCCTGAGTGCCGAGTGGGCGTGAAAGAAACGACTCGCGTTATCGGTAGCGTACCGATTTGCTCCAACTGCAGTAGGCTGAGGGGAGGGCGTTGAGTGCTGGCAACAGTCTCCATGGCTAGCTGTATTCCCAGGCTTCCGAGATTTACTAGGTATTTATGTGGTTGAGGCCCTCTCTTTTTGACTTTAAATATTTCTATACGCGAATTGATCACGTTCACTTAACTCAGAGAGGAAACGAATGCTTATCAAGCGCcgctcaagaagctggaAGCAGACTGGAGAGCTAGCCACTTCCGCGCACGGCTGAAATGTGCAAGTAACGGGATAACTTCGCAGCATGTTAACGCCGTAAGCAGCGCGTCTACGTTTCTCTATGGGAACCAGACATATGTGCAGTTTTGATAGACGCGAGTAGAGGGGGCCGGAGAAGGTGAGGTGCAGAGCCTCTGGCATACGCCGGATGGGGACGGTGCAGAAGCCTCACAAGACAGGGTTTTGCATTTGCACCGGGTGCAGAGCAGCAGAAAGCGAGGTTCAGGGTCACATAAAACGTCATGGCCATTTTGAATTAGGACTGGAGGCAGTGAGGGACTTGTATTCTTGAAGCTATTCTACTATGTAGCCAATGACTACGTGCTGACCCATAGCTCAGGGGCTGAAATGGCCATATTGTCAGTGACTGACTGTGTAGGTTTCCCGTAGCTACTTGTCCACGCTGAATGTATCAAACAAAATGTAGCTCATTGTTGCTGGAAGGCCTCTCAATCTCGGAAGAGCCGAGACTTATTCCGTAACGAAGACATGGAAAACAACGCGCGCGAGGATTTCAGAGCAGCATGAATAGGCGGGTTGAGCTTAGGCGAATCAGTAAATGAACACGAAAAGGCTGTGATTAACTACAGTTGGAGCATCAGTATAAAAAGTGCCTCCTTCGACCCCAAACCGCTCAAACGGCCCCCGATCTACAACTCAAGAACGAAAACCTAGTCCCTTGCCGTGTCGATCGGAGTTTCAGTCCTCTTAGCCCAACCTAACGGCAATCATTTTTCTCTCCAGATTCTCACGCACACAAGGGCCAGGACAGCTTGTCGCCTTGGAGATTCACCAACATGTGCCTTATATGGAACAACTGTGCACGCTGCAGAGTTTGCAGCGAGCGCATCTACCTCTCGCAGCAATCGAAGCCCGACCCCTGCGGTAAGCTGTTGAAAGCGATAGACAAGTGGAAGAAGACAGGAAGCAAGGGCCCCAGGCCCGTCTGTGGCAAGGCCCCCGTACAGAGGAAGCGCGAGATGGGATATATCATGGAGTGTACTGAGTGCCGGGCGAGGACGTAAGGCAGTGAGCTCATTGGCTTTGAGCGTTGTGGGTTTCATTCGTGTTTGCTAGTGCTCGTTGGGGTAGAGTAGCAAAGCGTTTACTTTCTCGTGATCGCGCGTTCGGGTGCACTGAATAAGCCCTCATCCCTCAAGTGTGGTGACTCGTGATCTCTCTTTTGATTCGGAGTAATAAGTGCCAGTTCTTTGATAATTTTACAAAAGTAGTTGCATCGAGGTACGCTCGCCTTTAAACGCGATATAGCCATTTCGTATTTAGCATCTCTATTTGAGAAGAGCCGCAAGTGATTTAGTGACAACGACGAGCGCAGCAACACGCGCGAGACTGCGGAGGCAGGTGGACTATTCAGACTTGCATGAATCAGTTGAAAATGCCCAAGAAGCCGTGATATACTCGAAGTCTGAGCTCCAATATAAAACGCTTCTGCCTCGGCTCCCGACTGCTAATTCTCTTCCTTGAATTTCGAACGACGAAGTAGACAATATCCTGGTCCCATTCCCCAAGCAAAGATTCTGTCCTCTTAGCCTGAACTAACAGCGTTGTTCGTTATCGCCAATC
The genomic region above belongs to Purpureocillium takamizusanense chromosome 5, complete sequence and contains:
- the taf6 gene encoding histone H4-like TAF Taf6, SAGA complex subunit (COG:K~BUSCO:EOG09260THV~EggNog:ENOG503NV9P); this encodes MASEPKTKLLWNAENIKDIAESVGIASLNDEAQKALQQDVEFRVGQILVEALRLMRAARRTTMTVQDVSLALRVLDVEPLFGYDSTRPLRYGEASLGPGQPLFYIEDEEVDFEKLINAPLPKVPRDMNFTAHWLAIEGVQPSIPQNPTTADSRSQELLPKGPGANPALNALAGNDNISIKPSVKHIVSKELILYFDKIQAAVLDDNPDEEVVRLRHAALGSVRDDPGLHQLVPYFINFVMDRVTHHLDDTFTLKQMMELTNALIENKSLFLDPYASSLSAPALTCLMARKLGSDDGVDALKEQYDLRQLSASLVGRIARKYAASNTLLRPKLTRTCLKYLLDPTKPPAVLYGAIQGLLEAGGPEAIRVLVLRNLKAFDAGILQPLKEKSEGSIDYEMLVHGLVQAVASLTGRTDNAINGVGGTPTDAEVADLKEFIGPIVGERIASSHNRSLIRTVLDARQLE
- the SDH3 gene encoding cytochrome b subunit of succinate dehydrogenase, Sdh3p (COG:G~TransMembrane:3 (i83-105o125-149i170-186o)~EggNog:ENOG503P4H8), with product MIAQRVGVAALRRGATPSVFFNQTIPKAVLASSMSTSQSRPIATTKLSPSEGQQILASQRLQRPVSPHLGIYKMEQTWFGASAWTRITGCTLSGAAYLYFTGYLVAPLLGLHLESASLAAAFGGLPWLVKGGVKFGLAFPFAFHFINGIKHLVYDMGVGFAKTSIKKGEIALWVSSIVSGLVLAFGV